One region of Streptomyces sp. NBC_00442 genomic DNA includes:
- the rpe gene encoding ribulose-phosphate 3-epimerase, which produces MAQINPSILSADFARLADEAQAVTGADWLHVDVMDNHFVPNLTLGVPIVESLSRATDTPLDCHLMIEDPDRWAPQYVEAGAGSVTFHAEAAAAPVRLAREIRAKGARASMALKPATPIEPYEDLLPELDMLLIMTVEPGFGGQSFLDIMLPKIRRTRELIAKHGLELWLQVDGGVSAATIERCAEAGADVFVAGSAVYGAGDPAEAVRSLRSLAERATAGAPWACAH; this is translated from the coding sequence ATGGCTCAGATCAACCCCAGCATCCTCTCCGCGGACTTCGCACGGCTGGCCGACGAGGCCCAGGCCGTCACGGGCGCCGACTGGCTCCACGTCGATGTGATGGACAACCACTTCGTGCCCAACCTCACGCTGGGGGTGCCCATCGTGGAATCCCTGAGCAGGGCGACGGACACACCGCTCGACTGCCATCTCATGATCGAGGACCCGGACCGCTGGGCCCCGCAGTACGTCGAGGCCGGGGCCGGGTCGGTCACCTTCCACGCGGAGGCCGCCGCCGCCCCCGTACGGCTCGCCCGCGAGATCCGCGCCAAGGGCGCCCGCGCCTCGATGGCCCTGAAGCCCGCGACCCCGATCGAGCCGTACGAGGACCTGCTCCCCGAGCTCGACATGCTGCTGATCATGACGGTCGAGCCCGGCTTCGGAGGCCAGTCCTTCCTCGACATCATGCTGCCGAAGATCCGCAGGACCCGTGAGCTGATCGCCAAACACGGACTTGAACTCTGGCTCCAGGTCGACGGAGGCGTTTCGGCCGCCACCATCGAGCGCTGCGCCGAGGCCGGAGCCGATGTCTTCGTCGCCGGATCCGCCGTCTACGGGGCCGGCGACCCGGCCGAAGCCGTGCGCAGCCTGCGTTCCCTGGCTGAACGGGCGACGGCGGGCGCACCCTGGGCATGCGCACACTGA
- a CDS encoding GDSL-type esterase/lipase family protein translates to MPHETAGQPATGWLDPAPFLRGVAWLDSDGQPVRADPDDVMRLPWDTGERAALPIGTRIEFTARGATAVELRYRAKVPGRGEALHDLAHTFALWQGDHCLTESTVPPHEEGRVRLQLPSRGGSFTIHPPETQAPVVVGVRGVGGPIAPPAAQPRWLVHGDSITEGWWSTRPAHAWPAVAGRALGLDTVNLGYAGGGRGELPTAEQLARLPADLLTLAFGTNCWSRVPFSVPLMYETTLAFVRLVRRGHRTTPLLLVSPLLHPEAEETPNALGATLAELRAAMEDAVRALVAEGDGHLHLLPGHGLLTPDHLADGLHPTDEGHALLGAAVAGALAPHVPEPPRADSRGLRAVQQVSD, encoded by the coding sequence GTGCCGCACGAGACCGCCGGGCAGCCGGCCACGGGCTGGCTGGATCCGGCCCCCTTCCTGCGCGGGGTGGCCTGGCTGGACTCCGACGGGCAGCCGGTACGCGCAGATCCGGACGACGTGATGCGGCTGCCGTGGGACACCGGGGAGCGGGCGGCGCTGCCGATCGGGACGCGGATCGAGTTCACCGCCCGGGGAGCCACGGCGGTGGAGCTGCGCTACCGCGCCAAGGTGCCGGGGCGGGGCGAGGCGCTGCACGATCTGGCGCACACCTTCGCGCTCTGGCAGGGCGACCACTGCCTCACCGAATCCACGGTGCCCCCGCACGAGGAGGGTCGCGTACGGCTCCAACTGCCGTCCCGTGGCGGCTCGTTCACCATCCACCCGCCGGAGACGCAGGCGCCGGTGGTCGTCGGGGTGCGCGGCGTCGGCGGCCCCATCGCACCGCCCGCGGCCCAGCCGCGCTGGCTCGTGCACGGGGACTCCATCACGGAGGGCTGGTGGTCGACCAGGCCCGCGCACGCCTGGCCGGCCGTCGCGGGCCGGGCGCTCGGTCTGGACACCGTGAATCTCGGCTACGCGGGCGGCGGCCGCGGCGAACTGCCCACGGCCGAACAGCTCGCCCGGCTCCCCGCCGATCTGCTCACGCTCGCCTTCGGCACCAACTGCTGGTCCCGGGTGCCGTTTTCGGTCCCGCTGATGTACGAGACGACTCTCGCGTTCGTACGGCTCGTGCGCCGCGGGCACCGGACGACCCCGCTGCTCCTGGTCTCGCCGCTGCTGCACCCGGAGGCCGAGGAGACCCCGAACGCGCTCGGCGCGACCCTCGCGGAGCTGCGCGCCGCGATGGAGGACGCGGTCCGCGCGCTCGTCGCCGAGGGGGACGGCCATCTCCATCTGCTGCCCGGACACGGCCTGTTGACCCCGGACCACCTCGCCGACGGGCTGCACCCCACCGACGAGGGCCATGCCCTGCTCGGGGCGGCGGTGGCCGGGGCGCTGGCCCCACACGTGCCGGAGCCCCCACGAGCGGACTCGCGGGGGCTCCGGGCCGTACAGCAGGTGAGCGACTAG
- a CDS encoding GuaB1 family IMP dehydrogenase-related protein: MPGATSIDWDVQHVRFLNDIKPPYDLTYDDVFMVPSRSAVGSRQGVDLASPDGSGTTIPLVVANMTAIAGRRMAETVARRGGIVVIPQDIPIEVVTEVISWVKTRHHVLDTPIVLAPTQTVADALALLPKRAHNAGVVVDADQKPVGVVTDADLTGVDRFTQLSEVMSKDLLLLDADIDPREAFNKLDNANRRYAPAVDKEGRLAGILTRKGALRATLYIPATDAEGKLRVAAAVGINGDVAGKAKQLLDAGADTIVVDTAHGHQESMIAAIKAVRGLDPRVPIVAGNIVAAEGVRDLIEAGADIIKVGVGPGAMCTTRMMTGVGRPQFSAVLECAAEAKKFGKHVWADGGVRHPRDVAMALAAGASNVMIGSWFAGTYESPGDLHTSAEGHLYKESFGMASARAVKNRTSDESAYDRARKALFEEGISTSRMFLDPTRPGVEDLIDSIIAGVRSSCTYAGASSLAEFEEKAVVGIQSAAGYAEGKPLHASWS; encoded by the coding sequence ATGCCTGGGGCCACCTCGATCGACTGGGATGTTCAGCACGTGCGTTTCCTCAACGACATCAAGCCGCCGTACGACCTGACGTACGACGATGTTTTCATGGTGCCGAGCCGCTCCGCGGTGGGCTCCCGCCAGGGCGTCGACCTGGCGTCCCCCGACGGCTCGGGGACCACCATCCCGCTCGTCGTCGCCAACATGACCGCGATCGCCGGGCGCCGCATGGCCGAGACGGTGGCGCGCCGCGGCGGCATCGTCGTGATCCCCCAGGACATCCCGATCGAGGTCGTCACCGAGGTGATCTCGTGGGTCAAGACGCGTCACCACGTGCTCGACACCCCGATCGTCCTCGCCCCGACCCAGACCGTCGCCGACGCGCTCGCCCTGCTGCCGAAGCGGGCCCACAACGCGGGCGTCGTGGTCGACGCCGACCAGAAGCCGGTCGGTGTCGTCACCGACGCCGACCTGACGGGCGTGGACAGGTTCACGCAGCTGTCCGAGGTCATGTCCAAGGACCTGCTGCTCCTGGACGCGGACATCGATCCGCGCGAGGCCTTCAACAAGCTCGACAACGCCAACCGCCGCTACGCCCCCGCCGTGGACAAGGAGGGCCGCCTCGCCGGCATCCTCACCCGCAAGGGCGCCCTGCGGGCGACGCTCTACATTCCGGCCACCGACGCCGAGGGCAAGCTGCGCGTCGCCGCCGCCGTCGGCATCAACGGTGACGTGGCGGGCAAGGCCAAGCAGCTCCTGGACGCCGGCGCCGACACGATCGTCGTGGACACCGCGCACGGCCACCAGGAATCGATGATCGCCGCGATCAAGGCCGTGCGCGGCCTCGACCCGCGGGTCCCGATCGTCGCGGGCAACATCGTCGCCGCCGAGGGCGTACGCGACCTCATCGAGGCCGGCGCCGACATCATCAAGGTGGGCGTCGGACCCGGCGCCATGTGCACCACCCGCATGATGACGGGCGTCGGCCGCCCGCAGTTCTCCGCGGTCCTGGAGTGCGCGGCCGAGGCCAAGAAGTTCGGCAAGCACGTGTGGGCGGACGGCGGAGTGCGTCACCCGCGCGACGTCGCCATGGCGCTCGCCGCCGGCGCCTCCAACGTCATGATCGGCTCCTGGTTCGCGGGCACCTACGAGTCCCCGGGCGATCTGCACACCTCCGCCGAGGGCCACCTCTACAAGGAGTCCTTCGGCATGGCCTCCGCCCGCGCGGTGAAGAACCGCACGAGCGACGAGTCCGCCTACGACCGCGCCCGCAAGGCCCTGTTCGAGGAGGGCATCTCCACCTCACGCATGTTCCTCGACCCGACCCGGCCGGGCGTCGAGGACCTGATCGACTCGATCATCGCGGGCGTGCGCTCCTCCTGCACCTACGCCGGTGCCTCCTCGCTCGCCGAGTTCGAGGAGAAGGCCGTCGTCGGCATCCAGTCCGCCGCCGGTTACGCCGAGGGCAAGCCGCTGCACGCCAGCTGGAGCTAG
- a CDS encoding amino acid permease, with translation MLDHGAAPPSTDAPAAGGPRPGRGLMRRKPVETLVAEGGQGEGGSLKRSLGMWQLTMISIGATLGTGIFVVLGEAVPKAGPAVTISFVIAGLTALFSALSYAELAGSIPVAGSSYSYAYATLGEFIAWICGWCLILEYGVSVAAVAVGWGQYLNEFLDGTIGVTIPDALSAPPGDGGIFNLPALIVVVLAMGLLLGGARESARINTIMVGVKIAALVLFCVIGFMGFKSGNFSDFMPLGRVGVTGAASTLFFSYIGFDAASTAGEEAKNPKKDLPRAIMLSLVIVTALYVLVAFVAVGARPWKQFEGSEAALAGIMKDVTGHSFWATLLAACAVIAIASVVLTVLYGQTRILFAMARDGLVPKVFAKVSPRSGTPVANTIAVSLFCGVLAAAVPLGNLADATSIGTLFAFALVNVAVIILRRTRPDMPRTFRVPLGWVVPILGFLSCAYLMWNLSGVTWEYFGYWMAAGLVIYFAYGYRRSRLATASQK, from the coding sequence GTGTTGGATCACGGCGCAGCGCCACCCTCGACCGATGCACCCGCCGCCGGGGGCCCGCGCCCCGGTCGCGGTCTGATGCGGCGCAAGCCGGTGGAGACGCTGGTCGCGGAGGGTGGGCAGGGCGAGGGCGGTTCGCTGAAGCGCTCGCTCGGCATGTGGCAGCTGACCATGATCAGCATCGGTGCGACGCTCGGCACCGGGATCTTCGTGGTGCTCGGGGAGGCCGTCCCCAAGGCCGGCCCCGCCGTCACGATCTCGTTCGTCATCGCCGGGCTCACCGCCCTCTTCTCGGCCCTCTCCTACGCCGAGCTGGCCGGCTCCATCCCGGTCGCGGGCTCTTCGTACTCGTACGCTTACGCAACACTCGGCGAATTCATCGCCTGGATCTGCGGCTGGTGTCTGATCCTGGAGTACGGCGTCTCGGTCGCTGCGGTCGCCGTCGGCTGGGGGCAGTACCTCAACGAGTTCCTCGACGGCACCATCGGCGTGACCATCCCCGACGCGCTGTCCGCGCCGCCCGGCGACGGCGGGATATTCAACCTGCCCGCCCTGATCGTCGTGGTCCTCGCCATGGGCCTGCTCCTGGGCGGCGCCCGCGAGTCCGCCCGCATCAACACGATCATGGTCGGCGTGAAGATCGCCGCCCTGGTGCTGTTCTGCGTGATCGGCTTCATGGGCTTCAAGTCGGGCAACTTCTCCGACTTCATGCCGCTGGGCCGGGTCGGCGTCACCGGAGCCGCCTCGACCCTGTTCTTCTCCTACATCGGTTTCGACGCGGCCTCCACCGCCGGCGAAGAGGCGAAGAACCCCAAGAAGGACCTGCCCCGCGCGATCATGCTGTCGCTGGTCATCGTCACCGCGCTGTACGTGCTCGTCGCGTTCGTCGCCGTCGGCGCACGCCCCTGGAAGCAGTTCGAGGGCTCGGAAGCGGCGCTCGCCGGGATCATGAAGGACGTCACCGGCCACTCCTTCTGGGCCACGCTGCTCGCGGCCTGCGCCGTGATCGCCATCGCGAGCGTCGTCCTGACGGTCCTGTACGGCCAGACCCGCATCCTCTTCGCGATGGCCCGCGACGGCCTCGTACCGAAGGTCTTCGCCAAGGTCAGCCCGCGCAGCGGCACGCCGGTCGCCAACACGATCGCCGTGTCCCTGTTCTGCGGCGTGCTCGCCGCCGCGGTGCCGCTCGGCAACCTCGCGGATGCCACCAGCATCGGCACGCTCTTCGCCTTCGCGCTGGTCAACGTCGCCGTCATCATCCTGCGCCGCACCCGCCCCGACATGCCGCGCACCTTCCGCGTCCCGCTCGGCTGGGTCGTGCCGATCCTCGGCTTCCTCAGCTGCGCCTACCTCATGTGGAACCTGTCCGGGGTGACGTGGGAGTACTTCGGATACTGGATGGCCGCCGGTCTCGTGATCTACTTCGCTTACGGCTACCGCCGTTCCAGGCTGGCCACCGCCTCACAGAAGTGA
- a CDS encoding ATP-dependent DNA ligase, with protein MLLADVARTSAEIAATASRSEKSALLARLFSATEPDEAPLVVTYLAGRLPQRRTGLGWSALKDRPPPAASPSLTVRDVDERLDRISAVAGKGAQGERKRLAGELMAAATAAEQDFLVALIIGEVRQGALDAAAVEGLAAAAGAPVADVRRAVMLGGSLGAVARTLLAGGPSALAAFRLDVGRPVLPMLAHSAKDVGEAIDRLGPCAVEEKLDGIRAQVHKDGDTVRVFTRTLDEITARLPEVAAAAAELAARSAVLDGEVIALGPDGRPRSFQDIAGRVGSRLDVAGARDRVPLSPVFFDLLSVDGRDLLDLPAHERHAELARVAPEPRRVRRYVVEDPAAPEQRRAAEEFAAETLALGHEGVVLKALDSTYAAGRRGAAWLKVKPVHTLDLVVLAAEWGHGRRTGFLSNLHLGARREDGTFAMLGKTFKGLTDALLAWQTERLRELAAAEEPWGVRVRPELVVEVAFDGVQRSSRYPEGVTLRFARVVRYREDKRASEADTVATVVALGDRRE; from the coding sequence ATGCTCCTTGCCGACGTGGCCAGAACTTCGGCCGAGATCGCCGCCACCGCATCGCGCTCGGAGAAGTCCGCGCTGCTCGCCCGGTTGTTCTCGGCCACCGAACCGGACGAGGCGCCGCTGGTGGTGACCTATCTGGCGGGACGGCTGCCCCAGCGGCGCACCGGGCTCGGCTGGAGCGCCCTCAAGGACCGCCCGCCGCCCGCGGCCTCGCCCTCGCTGACCGTCCGGGACGTCGACGAGCGCCTCGACCGGATCTCGGCGGTGGCCGGGAAGGGCGCGCAGGGCGAACGCAAGCGGCTGGCCGGGGAGCTGATGGCGGCGGCCACGGCAGCGGAGCAGGACTTCCTGGTCGCGCTGATCATCGGCGAAGTACGCCAGGGCGCCCTGGACGCGGCGGCCGTCGAGGGGCTCGCGGCGGCCGCCGGTGCGCCCGTGGCCGACGTGCGGCGCGCCGTGATGCTGGGCGGCTCGCTCGGCGCGGTCGCCCGGACCCTGCTCGCCGGGGGCCCGTCCGCGCTCGCCGCGTTCCGGCTCGACGTGGGCCGGCCCGTGCTCCCCATGCTGGCGCACAGCGCGAAGGACGTCGGCGAGGCGATCGACCGGCTGGGCCCGTGCGCCGTCGAGGAGAAGCTCGACGGCATCCGCGCCCAGGTCCACAAGGACGGGGACACGGTACGGGTCTTCACCCGCACTCTCGACGAGATCACCGCGCGGCTGCCCGAAGTCGCCGCCGCGGCCGCCGAGTTGGCGGCGCGGAGCGCCGTGCTCGACGGCGAGGTGATCGCGCTGGGGCCCGACGGGCGGCCGCGTTCGTTCCAGGACATCGCCGGCCGTGTCGGCTCCCGGCTCGATGTCGCGGGCGCACGGGACCGAGTGCCCCTCTCCCCCGTCTTCTTCGACCTCCTGTCGGTGGACGGCCGCGACCTGCTCGATCTGCCGGCGCACGAGCGGCACGCGGAGCTGGCCCGCGTCGCGCCCGAGCCCCGCCGCGTACGGCGGTACGTGGTGGAGGATCCGGCCGCCCCCGAACAGCGGCGCGCGGCCGAGGAGTTCGCCGCCGAGACGCTGGCGCTCGGCCATGAGGGTGTGGTCCTCAAGGCGCTCGATTCGACGTACGCGGCGGGCCGGCGCGGCGCCGCGTGGCTGAAGGTCAAGCCCGTGCACACGCTCGATCTGGTGGTCCTCGCGGCGGAGTGGGGTCACGGCCGGCGCACCGGGTTCCTGTCCAATCTGCATCTCGGGGCGCGCCGCGAGGACGGCACGTTCGCGATGCTCGGCAAGACGTTCAAGGGGCTCACCGATGCGCTGCTCGCCTGGCAGACCGAGCGGCTGCGGGAGTTGGCGGCGGCCGAGGAGCCGTGGGGAGTGCGGGTGCGGCCGGAACTCGTCGTCGAGGTGGCCTTCGACGGCGTGCAGAGATCATCGCGCTACCCGGAAGGGGTCACACTTCGGTTCGCACGGGTAGTGCGCTATCGCGAGGACAAGAGGGCCTCGGAAGCGGACACGGTCGCGACGGTTGTCGCGCTCGGCGACAGGAGGGAATGA
- a CDS encoding barstar family protein, translated as MTAEAFDSVRATGWLVDLLDLDGVTGKAAFMDRVATALRLPDWFGRNWDALADCLGDPDWGPADPGRLLVVTRWQEYASLRPEEWAVALDVLGDAAGPGPHGTLAVHLALGGSH; from the coding sequence ATGACGGCCGAAGCGTTCGACTCCGTACGGGCCACGGGGTGGCTGGTCGATCTCCTCGATCTCGACGGGGTGACCGGAAAGGCCGCCTTCATGGACCGGGTGGCGACCGCGCTCCGCCTTCCCGACTGGTTCGGCCGCAACTGGGACGCCCTCGCCGACTGCCTCGGCGACCCCGACTGGGGCCCGGCCGACCCCGGCCGCCTCCTCGTCGTGACGCGCTGGCAGGAGTACGCCTCCCTGCGCCCGGAGGAGTGGGCCGTCGCCCTGGACGTCCTGGGCGACGCGGCCGGTCCGGGCCCGCACGGAACCCTGGCCGTCCACCTCGCACTCGGAGGATCGCACTAG
- a CDS encoding glutamine synthetase, with the protein MDQGHGAGRVEQAQRRAQEAGLAAAGLTAEGVRAVALTWVDVAGLTRVKVVPTTRLAQVAAHGVGMSPVFDVYLVDDSVTTSAHIGGPDGDLRLIPDLDRLTVLAAQPGWAWAPADRFEQSGQPYGACQRLFARRMTERAAERGIELKMGFETEWVVDPPLAGPAYGMARVVERSQYVGDVLGALETQGVEVLQIHPEYTPGQFEVSVAPADPVGAADLAVLVRETIRAVSLQHGLTPWFGPVVDPEGVGNGGHLHLSLWQDGRNLCRGGEGPSGMSATSEAFLAGILDALPALLAIGAPSPASYLRLAPSRWAGAFQCWGPENREAALRFVPGPPGAEGAANAEVKSFDPAANPYLVTGAVIAAGLAGLDAGLRLPEPVAGDPVASAGARRLPGSLPEALGHFTESAVLREALGDPLFEAIVSVRQAETKLFDGRTPREIAEATRGRY; encoded by the coding sequence GTGGATCAGGGTCACGGGGCGGGGCGGGTCGAACAGGCACAACGGCGGGCGCAGGAGGCCGGGTTGGCGGCCGCCGGGCTCACCGCGGAGGGGGTGCGGGCGGTCGCGCTGACCTGGGTGGACGTCGCGGGCCTCACCCGCGTCAAGGTCGTGCCGACCACCCGGCTCGCCCAGGTCGCCGCGCACGGCGTGGGCATGTCGCCGGTGTTCGACGTGTATCTGGTGGACGACTCGGTGACCACCAGTGCCCACATCGGCGGCCCCGACGGCGATCTGCGGCTGATCCCCGATCTGGACCGGCTCACCGTGCTCGCCGCCCAGCCGGGCTGGGCGTGGGCGCCCGCCGACCGCTTCGAGCAGTCGGGGCAGCCCTACGGCGCCTGCCAGCGGCTGTTCGCGCGCCGGATGACCGAGCGGGCCGCCGAGCGCGGCATCGAGCTGAAGATGGGCTTCGAGACGGAGTGGGTGGTCGATCCGCCGCTGGCGGGGCCGGCGTACGGCATGGCGCGCGTCGTCGAGCGTTCGCAGTACGTGGGCGACGTGCTGGGCGCCCTTGAGACCCAGGGCGTCGAGGTGCTCCAGATCCACCCGGAGTACACGCCCGGCCAGTTCGAGGTGTCGGTGGCCCCGGCGGATCCGGTGGGCGCGGCGGACCTCGCGGTGCTGGTGCGCGAGACGATCCGCGCGGTGTCGCTCCAGCACGGGCTCACCCCGTGGTTCGGCCCCGTCGTGGATCCCGAGGGCGTCGGCAACGGCGGCCACCTGCACCTCAGCCTGTGGCAGGACGGCCGCAACCTGTGCCGGGGCGGCGAAGGCCCGTCCGGGATGAGCGCGACCAGCGAGGCCTTCCTCGCGGGGATCCTCGACGCGCTGCCCGCACTGCTCGCGATCGGCGCGCCGAGCCCCGCGAGCTATCTGCGGCTCGCTCCCTCGCGCTGGGCCGGCGCCTTCCAGTGCTGGGGGCCGGAGAACCGGGAGGCGGCGCTGCGGTTCGTGCCGGGGCCGCCCGGCGCCGAGGGCGCCGCGAACGCGGAGGTGAAGTCGTTCGACCCGGCCGCCAACCCGTACCTGGTGACGGGCGCGGTCATCGCGGCCGGGCTCGCGGGGCTCGACGCCGGGCTGCGGCTGCCCGAGCCGGTGGCGGGCGACCCGGTCGCCTCGGCGGGGGCGCGGCGGCTGCCCGGCTCGCTGCCGGAGGCGCTCGGCCACTTCACGGAGTCGGCGGTTCTGCGCGAGGCGCTCGGCGATCCGCTCTTCGAGGCGATCGTCTCGGTGCGCCAGGCCGAGACGAAGCTCTTCGACGGCCGCACGCCGCGGGAGATCGCCGAGGCCACGCGTGGGAGGTACTGA
- a CDS encoding amidohydrolase family protein, with translation MLPLVDHHCHGVLRSDPDDAAFEAFLTESDAPAAPGTSFFDTQLGFAVRRWCPPLLGLEPHCPPDRYLARRRDLGAEETNRLLLGSTGIGSYLVDTGLPGDLTGPAELARLAGAQAREIVRLEHLAERTAVGVRDPDKFLTLLGNAIGAAAGSAAGFKSVVGYRHGLDFDPAPPEEARLRAAVADWLEAGAGRITDPVLLRHLLWSAAYTGLPLQIHTGFGDPDLRLHRCDPLLLTDFIRAVRPTGCRLILLHGYPYHRAAGYLAHVYPHVYADVGLSLGHTGARATAVLAEFLELAPFGKLLFSTDAYGLAELYVVGARLYQEALDQLLNGWTGSGAWSAADADRVAALVSAGNAERVYGIRG, from the coding sequence GTGCTGCCGCTCGTCGACCACCACTGTCACGGTGTGCTGCGCTCCGACCCCGACGACGCCGCCTTCGAGGCGTTCCTGACCGAGTCCGACGCCCCGGCCGCACCCGGCACGAGCTTCTTCGACACCCAGCTGGGCTTCGCGGTGCGCCGCTGGTGCCCGCCGCTCCTGGGGCTGGAACCGCACTGCCCGCCGGACCGCTATCTGGCCCGCCGCCGCGACCTGGGAGCCGAGGAGACCAACCGGCTGCTCCTCGGCTCCACCGGCATCGGCAGCTACCTGGTGGACACCGGCCTGCCGGGCGACCTGACGGGCCCGGCCGAGCTGGCCCGGCTGGCGGGGGCACAGGCGCGCGAGATCGTACGCCTGGAACACCTCGCGGAGCGCACCGCCGTCGGGGTGCGTGATCCGGACAAGTTCCTGACGCTGCTCGGCAACGCGATCGGCGCCGCGGCAGGCAGCGCGGCCGGCTTCAAGTCCGTGGTCGGGTACCGCCACGGCCTCGATTTCGACCCGGCGCCGCCGGAGGAGGCACGGCTGCGCGCGGCCGTCGCCGACTGGCTGGAAGCGGGCGCCGGGCGGATCACCGATCCCGTCCTGCTGCGGCACCTGCTGTGGTCGGCGGCGTACACCGGACTTCCGCTCCAGATCCACACCGGATTCGGCGACCCGGACCTCAGGCTGCACCGCTGCGATCCGCTGCTGCTGACCGATTTCATCCGGGCCGTGCGCCCCACGGGCTGCCGGCTGATCCTGCTGCACGGCTACCCCTACCACCGGGCCGCGGGCTATCTGGCGCACGTGTACCCGCATGTGTACGCGGACGTGGGGCTCTCGCTCGGGCACACCGGGGCGCGGGCGACGGCGGTGCTCGCCGAGTTCCTTGAGCTGGCGCCGTTCGGCAAGCTGCTGTTCTCGACGGACGCGTACGGCCTCGCGGAGCTGTACGTGGTGGGGGCCCGGCTCTACCAGGAGGCTCTGGACCAGCTCCTGAACGGCTGGACGGGGTCGGGTGCCTGGTCGGCCGCGGACGCGGACCGGGTGGCCGCCCTGGTGTCCGCGGGCAACGCCGAGCGGGTCTACGGCATCCGCGGCTGA
- a CDS encoding sugar-binding transcriptional regulator translates to MNSSEEIAVSAMSAGRSALRMGPAELVQAAAMARRFYLEGKSKIQIAEEFGVSRFKVARVLETALERDLVRIEIRVPAELDAERSDALRARYGLRHAVVVESPAEGEETSPDPENLGEVAADLLGELVSEGDVLGLAWGRSTIHMAAALDRLPPCTVVQLTGVYDAGTAERGSVEAVRRAAQVSGGEAHPIYAPMLLPDPATAAALRNQTGIARAFEYFDKVTVAAVSIGSWEPGISTVHDMLSDEERAHYASLGVAAEMSAHLFDAEGRRVGRDLGERCITVEADRLRRIPEVVAIAGGQRKAAAIDAVLRSGLVTSLVTDTAAADFLLNETGPKPRPALDRADPDGV, encoded by the coding sequence GTGAACAGCAGTGAGGAGATCGCGGTGTCTGCAATGTCGGCGGGTCGGTCAGCCCTGCGGATGGGACCCGCGGAGCTGGTGCAGGCGGCGGCCATGGCCCGCCGCTTCTATCTGGAGGGGAAGTCCAAGATCCAGATCGCCGAGGAGTTCGGCGTGAGCCGCTTCAAGGTGGCCCGGGTCCTGGAGACCGCACTGGAACGCGACCTCGTACGGATCGAGATCCGCGTCCCCGCCGAACTGGACGCGGAGCGTTCCGACGCCCTGCGCGCCCGGTACGGGCTGCGGCACGCGGTCGTCGTGGAATCCCCCGCGGAGGGCGAGGAGACCTCGCCCGACCCGGAGAACCTCGGCGAGGTCGCCGCCGACCTGCTCGGCGAGCTGGTCAGCGAGGGCGACGTCCTCGGTCTGGCCTGGGGCCGCTCCACCATCCACATGGCCGCCGCCCTCGACAGACTTCCGCCGTGCACGGTGGTCCAGCTGACCGGGGTCTACGACGCGGGCACCGCCGAGCGGGGCTCCGTCGAGGCGGTGCGCCGGGCCGCCCAGGTCTCCGGCGGCGAGGCCCACCCCATCTACGCCCCGATGCTCCTTCCCGACCCGGCGACCGCCGCCGCTCTGCGCAACCAGACCGGGATCGCCCGCGCCTTCGAGTACTTCGACAAGGTCACCGTCGCCGCGGTGTCCATCGGCTCCTGGGAGCCCGGCATCTCCACCGTGCACGACATGCTCAGCGACGAGGAGCGGGCGCACTACGCCTCGCTCGGGGTCGCCGCCGAGATGTCCGCGCATCTCTTCGACGCGGAGGGCCGCCGCGTCGGCCGCGACCTGGGCGAGCGCTGCATCACCGTCGAGGCGGACCGGCTGCGCCGCATCCCGGAGGTCGTCGCGATCGCCGGGGGCCAGCGCAAGGCCGCCGCGATCGACGCCGTGCTGCGCTCCGGCCTGGTCACCAGCCTCGTCACCGACACGGCCGCCGCGGACTTCCTCCTGAACGAGACCGGCCCCAAGCCCCGGCCCGCACTCGACCGCGCGGACCCGGACGGCGTCTGA
- a CDS encoding ribonuclease — protein MINRLARIVLASVLACLAVLLAGCGGKDAAKPAGSSPPAPASAAAPAWAKGMATVAAARLPAEARGTLVLIDKGGPFPYSKDGVVFGNVEKLLPRHKRGYYHEYTVDTPGSRDRGARRLVTGQGGEYFYTGDHYKTFKAVLR, from the coding sequence ATGATCAACAGGTTGGCCCGGATCGTCCTCGCCTCGGTCCTCGCGTGTCTCGCCGTGCTGCTGGCCGGCTGCGGCGGCAAGGACGCCGCGAAACCGGCGGGCTCCTCGCCCCCGGCGCCCGCCTCCGCGGCGGCCCCCGCCTGGGCCAAGGGCATGGCCACCGTTGCGGCGGCCCGCCTTCCGGCCGAGGCGCGCGGGACCCTCGTGCTCATCGACAAGGGCGGCCCGTTCCCGTACAGCAAGGACGGCGTGGTGTTCGGCAACGTCGAGAAGCTCCTGCCCCGGCACAAGCGCGGCTACTACCACGAGTACACCGTCGACACCCCGGGCTCCCGGGACCGCGGGGCACGGCGCCTGGTGACCGGGCAGGGTGGCGAGTACTTCTACACCGGTGACCACTACAAGACGTTCAAGGCGGTGCTGCGATGA